A single region of the Brassica rapa cultivar Chiifu-401-42 chromosome A03, CAAS_Brap_v3.01, whole genome shotgun sequence genome encodes:
- the LOC103856260 gene encoding AAA-ATPase At5g17760 — MFFSKDLPSPTSFFTAYASMAGYMMMIRSMTHQLIPGPVQDFIYSSLHSLLFRSTSTTLTLTIDDDNMGMHNEIYQAAQTYLSTKISPEEARLRISKGHRDKHVNLYLSDGEAVNDVYQNVELKWRFVTDRGDKKGDDDGRSEYFELSFDKKHKDLILNSYIPHVESKAKEIRDERRILMLHSLNSLRWESVILEHPSTFKTIAMENELKRDVMEDLDRFIRRKDYYKKVGKAWKRGYLLYGPPGTGKSSLVAAMANYLKFDVYDLQLASVMRDSDLRRLLLATRNRSILVIEDIDCAVDFPNRLEQQQPGEGKNCGDSQAPLTLSGLLNFIDGLWSSCGDERIIIFTTNHKDRLDPALLRPGRMDMHIYMGHCTFQGFKTLASNYLGLNDTTMPHRLHPEIERLMDGEVITPAQVAEELMKSEDADVALEGLVNVLEKMRFKANELSPVLKKKESRLERDEMRARPDTEGSPRKNSKRIKKLVLFWT; from the exons ATGTTTTTCTCCAAGGATCTTCCATCACCTACATCGTTTTTCACAGCTTACGCATCAATGGCTGGTTACATGATGATGATACGATCAATGACTCACCAGCTGATCCCAGGCCCTGTCCAAGATTTCATTTACTCTTCTCTACACTCTCTTCTCTTCCGTTCTACTTCCACAACTCTCACTCTAACCATCGACGACGACAACATGGGCATGCACAACGAGATCTACCAAGCCGCGCAGACTTATCTCTCGACCAAGATCAGTCCAGAAGAAGCCAGGCTCAGAATCAGCAAAGGCCATAGAGACAAACATGTCAACTTGTACCTCAGCGACGGAGAAGCCGTCAACGATGTGTACCAAAACGTGGAGCTAAAATGGAGGTTTGTCACAGACCGAGGAGACAAGAAAGGCGATGACGACGGTAGAAGCGAGTACTTCGAGTTGAGTTTCGACAAGAAACACAAAGACTTGATCTTAAACTCTTATATTCCTCACGTGGAGAGCAAAGctaaagagattagagacgaGAGGAGAATCTTGATGCTGCATTCTCTCAACAGTCTCCGATGGGAATCAGTTATATTAGAGCATCCTTCGACTTTCAAAACAATAGCCATGGAAAATGAGCTCAAGCGTGACGTCATGGAGGATCTTGACCGGTTCATTAGAAGGAAAGATTATTACAAGAAAGTAGGGAAAGCTTGGAAGAGGGGTTACCTGTTGTACGGACCACCGGGAACTGGGAAGTCTAGTCTGGTTGCGGCTATGGCTAATTACCTCAAGTTTGATGTCTATGATCTTCAGCTGGCGAGTGTGATGCGTGACTCTGATCTAAGGAGGCTATTACTCGCGACACGTAACCGGTCGATTCTTGTGATTGAAGATATCGATTGTGCGGTCGATTTTCCCAACAGGTTGGAACAACAACAGCCTGGTGAAGGCAAGAACTGTGGCGACTCTCAG gCACCTTTGACGTTATCGGGGCTGCTGAATTTCATAGACGGGTTATGGTCAAGCTGTGGAGACGAGCGCATTATAATATTCACAACGAACCATAAAGATAGGCTTGACCCGGCATTGCTACGTCCAGGTCGTATGGACATGCACATATACATGGGACATTGTACTTTTCAAGGTTTCAAGACCTTAGCCTCTAACTACTTAGGCTTAAACGACACCACAATGCCACACCGTCTTCACCCGGAGATCGAGCGATTGATGGACGGGGAAGTGATTACACCAGCACAAGTGGCAGAGGAGCTGATGAAAAGCGAGGATGCTGATGTGGCGCTTGAGGGTTTGGTGAATGTTTTAGAGAAGATGAGGTTTAAAGCTAATGAACTGAGTCCggttttgaagaagaaagagagtagATTGGAGAGGGATGAGATGAGAGCAAGGCCTGATACTGAAGGGTCTCCTAGGAAGAACAGcaaaagaatcaagaagcttGTTCTGTTTTGGACCTAA
- the LOC103856264 gene encoding 4-coumarate--CoA ligase-like 5, whose amino-acid sequence MKVFVFVVDRLKELIKCNRYQVAPAELEALLLAHPEIADAAVIPIPDLKAGQYPMAYIVRTARSNLSKKSLWQNFKKRTYKAHKLEALANNSILHFTKQQVYSKLLRPSFVTVRAMSESQTALKNQPQSSASSGKKQALISSSDK is encoded by the exons ATGAAGGTTTTTGTCTTTGTTGTTGATAGATTAAAGGAGCTTATCAAATGCAATCGTTATCAG GTTGCTCCAGCTGAGCTTGAAGCATTGTTGCTTGCTCATCCAGAGATTGCTGATGCAGCAGTAATACC CATCCCTGACTTGAAAGCTGGGCAATATCCAATGGCATATATCGTAAGAACAGCTAGAAGTAACTTATCCAAAAAATCCCTCTGGCAAAATTTTAAGAAGAGAACTTATAAAGCTCACAAACTCGAAGCTCTAGCAAACAACTCTATCTTACACTTCACT AAGCAGCAGGTCTATTCTAAGTTGCTGCGTCCGAGTTTCGTTACGGTCCGAGCCATGTCAGAGTCTCAGACAGCTCTAAAGAATCAGCCACAGTCCTCGGCCTCCTCTG GAAAGAAGCAAGCTTTGATATCTTCATCTGACAAGTAG
- the LOC103856263 gene encoding zinc finger protein VAR3, chloroplastic, whose amino-acid sequence MNSSTRLLSLLSPPPLFLLRALRLSNLRRLHRLASPHPSVISPNLRSLSLPVSPPPFIHTTPLGRFHTHRVRLSASDSAPSYHHQLPEWGELLQSLSKAGYFSDSALTSESQKEFFPEFPDELIPPSLACLALARDRPELLAMVSRRDVEVVVENGKPFLFREGPDSLKRMSLYLTSGDILDVDKASTVDLMRLLLSCVVDFASSEGRKHHEGENVKSSVRNLLREIAKMSFRTPESNVHGTRQHQFSGGNGQGLGSFQKNNEMKRGDWICSRCSGMNFARNVKCFQCDEARPKRQLTGSEWECPQCDFYNYGRNIACLRCDCKRPGDVSLNSANSAKDPELERRLVENEEKAQRWFSKVAQGGSDANSVDTDEDFPEIMPLRKGVNRYVVNTRKTPLERRLSNAAETDGTKTNRNLNEILGSTSSFASRSDDKNASSQIVNSGFVPFVPLPSDMFAKKPDKEESLTANNQMMAGVSEDKSSASLVGKETDEPERDEKESEEKPARWLKRITELHSVSDLQEETSPEKMPMRKGENQFVVSRKKDRSLTSPANKRRISVETKDSDFVPFVPFPPDYFAKHKQPKETTTTTTDSIPVPVQEETGEPSRNNPEPMAGKMRNGKSLEGSLVKEPDLLDMSEEAKAERWFKRVAEIKNISELSQIPDEDFPSIMPMRKGVNRFVISKRKTPLERRLASQRQQINPPPITDHDPARRGDTT is encoded by the exons ATGAACAGCTCCACCAGACtcctctctcttctttctcctcctcctctcttcctcctccgtGCCCTCCGCTTATCCAATCTCCGTCGTCTCCACCGCTTAGCGTCTCCTCATCCCTCCGTTATCTCGCCCAATCTCCGTTCTCTCAGCCTACCCGTGTCTCCGCCGCCGTTTATCCACACGACACCTCTCGGACGCTTCCACACTCACCGAGTCCGTCTCTCCGCCTCCGATTCCGCCCCTTCTTATCACCACCAGCTACCTGAATGGGGAGAGCTGCTCCAATCTCTCTCCAAAGCTGGCTACTTCTCAGACTCTGCTCTAACTTCCGAATCTCAGAAAGAGTTCTTTCCTGAGTTTCCAGATGAACTCATCCCTCCATCTCTCGCCTGCTTAGCCTTAGCTCGTGATCGACCCGAGTTGCTCGC AATGGTTTCGAGGAGAGACGTTGAAGTGGTGGTGGAGAATGGGAAGCCGTTTTTGTTCAGGGAAGGTCCAGATTCACTCAAAAGGATGAGTCTTTACTTAACAAGTGGTGAT ATACTTGATGTGGATAAGGCGAGTACGGTGGATTTGATGAGGCTTCTTTTGAGTTGTGTTGTGGATTTTGCTTCTTCTGAGGGAAGGAAACATCATGAGGGAGAGAATGTGAAGTCGTCGGTTCGAAACCTTTTGAGAGAGATAGCGAAGATGAGCTTCCGTACTCCTGAGTCTAATGTTCATGGTACGAGGCAACATCAGTTCTCAGGTGGAAATGGACAAGGACTCGGTTCCTTTCAGAAGAACAATGAGATGAAACGTGGTGACTGGATTTGCTCAAG GTGCAGTGGTATGAACTTTGCGAGAAATGTCAAATGTTTCCAGTGTGATGAAGCAAGACCAAAAAGACAGCTAACTGGCAGTGAATGGGAGTGTCCCCA ATGCGATTTCTACAACTATGGGAGGAACATAGCCTGCTTAAGATGCGACTGCAAGCGACCCGGGGACGTCTCACTCAATTCAGCCAACTCTGCGAAGGATCCTGAACTTGAGAGAAGACTGGTGGAAAATGAAGAGAAAGCACAGAGGTGGTTTAGTAAAGTAGCACAAGGTGGTTCTGATGCAAACAGTGTTGATACAGATGAAGACTTTCCAGAGATTATGCCTTTGAGGAAAGGAGTGAACAGATATGTTGTGAACACGAGAAAAACACCTCTTGAGAGAAGGTTGTCTAATGCTGCTGAGACAGATGGAACTAAAACGAATAGGAACCTGAATGAGATTCTTGGTTCTACATCCTCTTTTGCTTCTCGATCTGATGATAAGAATGCTTCTTCTCAGATAGTTAACTCTGGTTTTGTCCCGTTCGTGCCACTACCGTCTGATATGTTTGCCAAGAAGCCTGATAAGGAGGAATCACTGACCGCCAACAACCAGATGATGGCCGGTGTCTCAGAGGACAAGTCAAGTGCAAGTCTTGTTGGCAAAGAAACAGATGAACCTGAAAGAGATGAGAAAGAATCAGAGGAGAAGCCTGCGAGGTGGTTAAAGAGGATTACAGAACTGCACAGCGTGTCAGATCTACAGGAAGAGACTTCTCCTGAGAAGATGCCAATGCGGAAAGGAGAGAATCAGTTTGTGGTGAGCAGGAAGAAAGACCGTTCACTGACTTCTCCAGCAAACAAGAGACGCATCTCCGTTGAAACAAAAGATTCAGACTTCGTCCCTTTTGTCCCTTTCCCACCTGATTATTTCGCCAAACACAAACAGCCGaaggaaacaacaacaacaacaacagattCTATTCCAGTCCCAGTACAAGAGGAGACAGGAGAACCTTCAAGGAACAATCCGGAACCAATGGCAGGGAAGATGAGAAATGGAAAGAGCTTGGAGGGTTCGTTAGTGAAGGAGCCTGACTTGTTGGACATGTCAGAGGAAGCTAAAGCGGAGAGATGGTTTAAGCGAGTGGCTGAGATCAAGAACATATCAGAGCTGAGTCAGATCCCGGACGAAGACTTCCCGTCGATAATGCCAATGAGGAAAGGAGTGAATAGGTTTGTTATCAGCAAAAGGAAGACTCCATTGGAACGGCGTCTAGCTTCTCAACGTCAGCAGATAAATCCTCCTCCGATCACGGACCATGATCCAGCCCGTAGAGGAGATACAACATGA
- the LOC103856261 gene encoding NADH--cytochrome b5 reductase 1, producing MDIEFLRTLDPQILLGVFVALVAIGAGAAYYLSSSSKKRRGCLDPEKFKEFKLVKKQQLSHNVAKFVFELPTPTSVLGLPIGQHISCRGKDAQGEEVIKPYTPTTLDSDLGRFELVIKMYPQGRMSHHFREMLVGDHLAVKGPKGRFKYQPGQFRAFGMLAGGSGITPMFQVARAILENPTDKTKVHLIYANVTYDDILLKDELDSLTANYPDQFKIYYVLNQPPEVWDGGVGFVTKEMIQAHCPAPASDIQILRCGPPPMNKAMAANLEALGYSPEMLFQF from the exons ATGGATATTGAGTTTCTCCGAACACTAGATCCTCAGATTCTCTTGGGTGTCTTCGTGGCTCTCGTCGCCATCGGTGCCGGTGCTGCTTACTATCTTTCCTCCTCCTCCAAGAAACGTAGAG GGTGTTTGGATCCAGAGAAGTTCAAAGAGTTTAAGCTTGTTAAGAAGCAACAACTTAGTCACAATGTGGCTAAGTTCGTATTTGAGCTTCCTACTCCTACCTCCGTCTTGGGTCTTCCCATTGGTCAACACATCAGCTGCAG GGGAAAGGATGCTCAAGGAGAGGAAGTTATTAAGCCTTACACTCCTACAACCTTAGATTCTGACCTTGGACGTTTTGAACTTGTTATTAAG ATGTATCCGCAAGGAAGGATGTCTCATCATTTCAGGGAGATGCTTGTTGGAGACCATCTTGCTGTTAAAGGACCAAAG GGAAGGTTCAAGTATCAGCCAGGTCAGTTTAGGGCATTTGGAATGCTTGCTGGAGGTTCAGGCATCACTCCCATGTTCCAA GTTGCAAGAGCGATACTTGAAAACCCAACAGACAAGACAAAGGTGCACCTCATTTATGCTAATGTCACATACGATGACATTCTCTTAAAG GATGAGTTGGATAGTCTTACCGCCAATTACCCAGATCAATTCAAAATCTACTATGTTTTGAACCAG CCTCCGGAAGTATGGGATGGTGGTGTTGGATTTGTAACCAAGGAAATGATCCAGGCTCATTGCCCTGCACCAGCATCCGATATTCAG ATCCTAAGATGTGGACCACCTCCCATGAACAAGGCCATGGCTGCAAACCTTGAAGCTCTTGGTTACTCTCCAGAGATGCTGTTCCAGTTCTGA